Below is a window of Deltaproteobacteria bacterium DNA.
CCCAAAGGATTTCCCGCCAAACCGCAATTGGTCGAAGCGATGCGGCCGAAGGACAACGAAATCGTCTTTGAGAAATTTATTCCCAACGCTTTTCTTGGCACGTCCTTTGAGTGGACGTTGCGCCAACACGGCATCAAAACCATCGTTTTGACCGGCGTCAACGTGGCCACCGGCATCAACGGCACTGCCCGCGAGGCGATCTGCCGCGGCTTTTACGCCGTCGTCGCGCGCGACTGCGTCGGCACGAATTCGCCGGAGGATTACGCCGCCGCCGTGAACTACCTGGAAAAGATCTTCGACGTGTACGATTCGAGCGCGATCATCGATTCGTGGAAGCGACGCAAACGCTGAATCACTCGCTCACCACGCGCCTCGCCCATGGGTTTACACCGGTGACAACCGCTGCTATGCATACAACGACGGCGTCATGCTGGACCTGATCCCTTCCTCGGCCAGCGCCTTTTCGTAAAGCCGCCTGATCTCTGAGTCTTCTACTTTATAGTCGATGCAGTCGCCGCCTTTGCTGACGCTCAGCGTGGTCTTGTATTTTCCTTCCACGCCAAAACTGCCGCGCAGCGCCAGATAGCGCGTCGGCGTCGTGCTGGTCGGGAAATGAAAGTGAAACCACCCGGCGGCCGGCACGATGATCGTTCCTTTTTTCCACGGAATCGTCATCTTCTCATTCTCTTTGCCGCTCGGCCACATCAAGGAATAACCTTTGCCATTGAGCAAGATGATATGCGCCCCACCGCCGTGGCGATGCGCGCGTTTGTATTTACCGACTTCGAACTCCGCGGCGTGACAAATCACCGTGTTGTTGGATAGTTTGAAATGCATGCTAGCGAAGCCTTCACCAGCGCCGGGCATCTTCTCGACTTCGACGCTGCGCATATCGGCGATAAAATTAGTTCTCAGCGTGTTGGACCGCGCCGGCT
It encodes the following:
- a CDS encoding cysteine hydrolase; amino-acid sequence: MISYAGMDILDTLDELVDPKHTALLLWDFAENVVLNRYSTDDLIRNGSRMLGAAREHGVLRIFSHQNNMRIVGDTGAPTVRMRLIRAGKSVAAIAREPEPKGFPAKPQLVEAMRPKDNEIVFEKFIPNAFLGTSFEWTLRQHGIKTIVLTGVNVATGINGTAREAICRGFYAVVARDCVGTNSPEDYAAAVNYLEKIFDVYDSSAIIDSWKRRKR